ttttgaattatcaataatttattattttgctttctttctctctttctttctttttttacagCTCTGGCAGGCGAGATCGGTAGCCGACCATCaacggccacaagcgagggccaACGAACCTTGAATACGAATATTTAGGCCACGTTATCCTTGAATAATTGTCTCATCGAACATTTTCCCTGTGCTTTCTTGGACTCGGTCTACATGTATACAAATCCCCATTTTCCACGTTAGAATTTGCTTCCGGCTTGTCCTCCATTTCCGGATCCATTTGTACCATCCGGAGATTTTTCTGGATTCGATCCCGCAAGATGTGGGTCAGTAAAGTTCGGTCGAAGAATGCGCGAGGACGCGCGAGGACTTCGGTGACAAACGGAATTAATTATAAGCTTAAACTACGAGAGGTCCGAACAATTTTCTGCAAGTTCCGATAGGTGAAGTCACTTCATACGTATATGTTTAGATGAGCAAATCGTATTCAAAATGCTTAACGATATGATATTCGCCTCTGCTTTTGTAAATTTAACTTCATGAATGAGGCTATGGTACAAGCgtgataaaatttcttttttgatttcttgtttttatttctttcacgTTAGAACGAGTTTGGAAAAATATGTTTAGTAAcgtaatttgatttattttaaaatagatttacattccgaaatagatttgaagaaaaatcggaaaaatttaaaatttttaacttccagtttaaaataaaaattgagaaattaatttacggcagaaataaatttacattacaGCAATTTTTGCTATGCGCACCCTAGTATCTCTCATTTtccttggaaaaatggcttagattacaaatgaattgaaaaagacAGTTGCATTTcgtttttcattaaaaaaaacaggagcaataaagaaaatggagaacgAAGATCCAAAGCAATGGCAATTCCGTAAAAATCCGCAAACCCGAGGGCCATTTCCCAAATCTCCATTACATAAACCTCGTAACCTATCTCCCTCCCTTCCTAAATAACACGtccaacatctctctctctctctctctctctctctctaaaacatGAGCTCGTCGACAAGAACAAGATCAAGAACAGCGACGGCCTCCTCAGCCGCCGCGTCAAGAAGACGGCGGCGAGCCAGCAAGCTGGCGCGCGCCTGCATGAGCAAGCGGCGGAGGCCGGTCGGAGGCAcgtgctcctcctcctcctccaatgACGCCGTCTCGGAGAAGCTGGAAGCCCTGAAGAACCTCATCCCGGTCACCagggacggcggcgacgacgccGTCGCCACTGACGAGCTCTTTCAAGAAACGGCGGATTACATACTCCGGTTGAGGACCCAGGTCGTCGTCCTCCAGAAGCTGATCCACTTCTACGGATCGGCCGATCTTCCCGAGAAGCAACGCGAGATCGACGACGCTTCCTCTGTATTATAGTCTCCAGCCTCCCCCACGAGAAAAGACGATGGTTCTTCAGATTGAACTCCGACGGAAAAAATGCTTTTGGCTGGCGACATAGCAAGCGCAGAGGAAAATTCTGGAATATCTTGTACGAAATTAGAAGGAAAGAGACATCATTTGGGCTCAGATTGTCGTTGGAcatcattttcttgattttttttcttcctttcttcacttttattttctcgTCGGACCgcatttttccaagaaaatatgttatatatagTTTCTGTCTTCTATCCATATATCTCggtccattttttttgtttatgtagGCTCCTAGTTTGCAATTCTCACGAAGTTCTTCTTATTTCCATATCATGGTGTATGTAATAGCTCAGATTAAACTAATTTCCCGTCGCTCCTAGACTGTTCCATGTGGGATGGACCGTATCAAAATTAGTCCAAGCAGTATTACCTTTTTAATATCACTAGTTAAAAAGGGCGGGAGGAGGTgatcgtcgccggccctcatctcGGTGTTTTTTCTTAGAGAGAGAATGGAGTTCAAGGGGCgagagaacaagaaaaaaatatcttataaagagGCAATGTGCATTCGAAGACGATGAATCGAGTTAAGATATCAAATTGGCTATGTATATCCATCCGAATGTTGCGTTAGTGTCTTCGGAGCACAAGAAAGCATGTGCTCTGGCCCTCTGGGATGTATGGTCGCTCTTTCGACGTTCAAGAACTGAGAAATATCTAGGGTCGGTGTGAATTTTCGAGGGATGATTTCAAGAACGCGATGGAGATCCGAGTGAAGAAGACGGGAGTGCCCCTGGAGAGATGCCGGGGGGTCGAGCAAGTGATTGGACGACAGGGATCAGTGTCACTCGAAACGAGACACGAAGGGAGGGAAGCACGTGCAAAAGCCAACATTTTAGGTCTCCCTCGTTCGCTCGCGTTGGTGGGATGATACgatatttattatttgttatgAGTTATTGTCGGGCTGGGGGGTGTGTGGAAATGTGTCAGCTCGGCTGCTCGGCTGCATTCCTTCACATgccccctcttttctttcttgcgtATTTATTGCTTGTGCGAGCGCGCCAACATAATGCCATGAAAAGTAGCTTAATATAAGTCTCTCGTGTAATGTCCAGTGCATGTGAGCCAAAGTCGGATGCGCTGTTGGGTTAGATGGATCCTGCATAAAGACCTGCGTCGTTCAGTCATACATGTGAGCTCGCCCGATTCATTTAAGATTTCGACGGCTTTCCTAGAGCTAGTTGGGCTATTCATGTGATGTTGTGGAATATTAAAGTAGAAGGAGAGAGATAGCCTCGCCCGCTCCTCTTGATTTCGTGCCCATCTAATCATCTCGTAAAGAGAGTGAGGTTAAAGAAGTATGGGGGAAGAGTTAAAGCGGGCGACTGATCATCAGGACCATTTACCTACCTTGGCTGTCCTTTTGGATGTTCATTGATTTTGGGTCACATTCTATTTCTTTGCTCATTCAAGGAGTAGACAAATTTGCAGATTGTATTCGCTATTCAGTATACCATTTATGGCTAAAGTAAAGGATGATAGCATGCCTCCTCACTCCTTGCCTTCCCTTAGTGCAGTGTCTTCTCAGTATTCAATGTGATTCTACCTCACTTTTTACTTACTAAAGCCATCTAAACATAcatatatgtatttatatattatcAAAACTCATTTGTCTCCACGTGTaccaaaccctttttttttgtcactatTAGGATCCGTAGGTTTCATCGGTTACATTTGACCACACGCTATGACTCCTAAGATTTTCACCTTGGGATAGTGCTTCTTAGAGGGGGCAGAGCAGCACCACTTGGCAATGGCAATGCGTGTTTCATTGCCACTATCGATAATCAGTCTAAGTATGAATGCTTATTAATTTAACCCTAATGGAATTATGCTTTCTTTCGAGATTAACGTTCTCTCAgctttcttttattacttctgaccaaaaaaagaaaaaacgttCTCTCAGCTTTCTTCGTTGCAACAATTAGCTACGGTTTCGAGGTTGTTTAGTTGTTTAGGTTTCTTTAATGCGATTCCAGTGCAATACCAAACCGAAATGAACTATCAAGGTAccgattttttttcctcactaCCCGAACAGAatgaaaaccaaaccaaatatACATGGAATTTTCAGCTTGGTTCAGGTAATATTAACAACCCTACTTAACCATGTAATTGCTTCGCATGAAATTTTGTTGGAGTAAAGACGGTTTCGTTTAGCACCCATAGTCGCATTACCAGGGGCAAGAGGCCGAATGTCTTAGCAACACTGGTTTCTCTTTATGACATCTTTGGGCAAAGCACGATATATTATCGTCGGATGTAAGCTTATTGGGCAAGTTTTCACgcgaattgaattgaattatatCGTCGAAAACAATCACTCTGCACAAACGCTTTTCTGCCTCTGAAATGGCCTTCAAGGCATTTCCTCTTGCTGCTCCTgactttccttttgtttcaaaATAGGGGCATCAATTTCTCTGCATAAGCTGAGAGTAGCTAGTTTGGCTAAACCAAGTCATTTTTACTTAAGATTTCTATTCCGCgtcatttcaaattcaatcctGCTAATTAgttccttcttttccttctttttccatgAATCAATCGCAATAACATCACTTAGAAAATCAACTGCGAGTGGTCATGGAGCATGAGCGAGTCTTGGCCGCTATAATTCGACGCAAGAGGAGTGACATTAGCAGAGCAGCTCCAGATAGAGATCGTCGTTCTGTTGGCCAAATCGAAATGTATCGTATTTGATCATTAACAGACTACAGAGGGGAAAAGCAAGAGCAAAGATTATGCGACAAGAACAGCTGTTACATGTACTAACAAAATTCACCTAAAATTGACTTACTAAAGGCAAACCAGCCTACTGAAAGTTTACGTAACAAACGTTACCCAGGATGCAATTACCAAATTGTTGTCTGAAACACAATAGAACATGTGAAGAACTAAAGAGCATACTCGCACGTGCTTACGCATTGGATGCATATACATCCAGCTATCCTTTGCAACAATTCAATCAAATAATACATTTTCAAGGGTTACAGATTGTCTTCAATTGGTCAAGGCTCGCAGATCCATGATGTTTGCTCGCAGAAAATCTCCATGTATTGCCTATCATAAAGGCAAATCTTGGTTTTTGCAAACCAAAGCTGGATAACTTGAAGAACTGTTGATAAATAACTTTTAGATTTGGACTTCAGATGATTACTCGAATTCCTGAATCCCAATCGAGCTCTCATATAAATTGCTAGAAACATCGGCAAAATGGTGTTGATTTACAAGCACGGTAGCAATCATTAGAAGCACGATTCCAGCATTTCACCAGATGGTCTCATGATTATATCAAAGACCTGAAATAGAAGAAAGAGACGGAACCGAGTGGTGAATTACCATAGCTGAGGAAGAAGCCGGAGCTCAGAACTTCGGCAgatgaaatgaaaaatgtcaAACCTCATTAGATAGGTATCCCCGAAGAAATCCGCAGTTTTGAGTCCATCCCACcactaaccacacaatcacctCTCCACCAGTCCGCACAAAATACCTGCACCACCATACAAAAAGCCATAAGTTAGCCAATGAACGAAAGAACAGCAACTGAAGGAGAACTCAAAGCCAGATAATCAGACATGGAAACAAGCCACACCTTATCTTTGTGAGAGTCAATGACAGCTAGAGGCCACTGCAAGAGAAAATTGCATCAagaaatatatttctaaaactGGAGCTCTGCCAAAGACGTAATTGTGGCTAATTGGTCCAAAGTTAAGAGTTGACTTACAGCAGTTCTCAAGTCCCATAGCATTATTTTCCCATCATAGGACGCAGAAAGtagatgaaaccaagatttatCGTGCCACTTGCAAGCTGATATCCAAGAAGTGTGCGAGGAAAACTGGAAGATGGGGGCCGAACTTGCTGAGAAAATGCAAGTTTTATCAAGGAGAGACATTGAGGGGATGAGTACTAGAAGGAAAACTATTTGAGCTGCCTCGCTTTTACTTGCATGTCATCTCAGAAGAGTGCACTATTACTAAGACAACTGCAAAATACCTGGTTTGCGAGGATCCCATATCCTAAGAATAGGATCAGAACCTCCAGCAGCAATCAAAGCAGAGCCTTCACCTCCAACATCAAGGCAATTGAGGACTTTCCCACAGAACTGCATGCAGGAATTGCCAATTTTACTTTGTCTAATGGGAAGAAAGTCAATCTTCTAGCATTTCCCAGGCTACTCAAAACTACTAATATGTGTTGCAGAAATTTTGCCCTAGTGACATAAAAGCTCCAAAAGGCCTATTACAACTACAAATAAAGCAAGAAGGGAGAGGGTAGAAATCATTTATCATACAATGTTCAACATATCTTTGCCAGTCTCGACATCCCACCGTCTCACAGAGTGATCCCATGAAGCAGAATAAATTGTCTCCGCTTGTGGCCAAATCACTGAAGATACACATTGTGTATGGCCTACAAGTGTAGACACAGCTTCCTCCTGATAGCAATGAAAAATCAATGTTAGTAAGCTGCCAAAGAAAGTTTTTCTAGTCCAGATATTTGTGCTAGTTTGTTATAACTACTCGACCGACCCTTTAATGTTTGTAATAAACAGAAGAGTAAACAACTTTCCCAGCAAATTTGGTATTTGTTACTAAATGATGGTGACTAACTCCTTAACACTATGCAACAGTAGAGTCAATCTGTGTTGCCTGAAGGAAGAATGACTTCCTAATTGAAAGAAAGGGTCCAAATGCAGGAGCTATTCAAGAATTTTGGAAACCATCATAATACAACTTAGACGACTCAAAATGAGGTAATAATCACATCTAACATAGTCTAAAAATCCGTGCAGAAGTACGTTTAACATAGCAAAGCACGAAGCAATACCTCCATTTGAGATTCCTCAACTTGATTATTAACTTTTCTCTTCTTGACTGTTACAGGATTGTTGTCTGCAGCCAACTCCTTCGTGTTCCACAAATTAATAGTACAATCCCAAGAACCAGAACAAATCTGATTTATGCAACCAAAAAGAAGCCGGCTCAGTCTTGGGGTATAATTCTGATGTTTTTAACAATACAATGATACCAGGGTATAGACAGGACCATGTCTCCAGCAGAACTCGCTGAAACACTTTGCACTGATGATTTATGCCCCCGCAGAATCTTAAATGCCCTCATCATCGCAGAAGAATTAAGAGATGCCTCGGTATGAATCTTTTcatgcaaaagagagaaaaaaaataataattgagtGGATGCAGGGATCACATACAGTAAAAGAGGAGGCAGTACCATCATTTAATTACCTTCCACAACCTTAGTGTCCTGTCTTTTGATGCAGTTGCCACACAAACACTCTCAGCTCCTGCATTCACACCACAGGCAGTCCATAGTCAATATGCAAACTACACTTGGGACTGCACCCTCGGAATGAGGGGACATATGCTTTGCTTGCAGTACATAAAAATCATAACGGTGACTTGAGGAAAAGCTGGACCATGACACTAAAAGTCACCTCGTTCATTTCATAATTTCTTCATTACACCAAAGtttcagaaaggaaaaattgcctTGAACAGTATTGGCAAAAAAAGATATAGCACCTATAGGCCATGCTAACCTACagataaattttgcaatttgtaTTATCAACATTGGATCATTTAAATTGCATCTCCATGCGTGATACAGTGTCCTCTCTGAAGATCTGAAGATTCATCAGAAACCATAATTTGGTGATAAAACAAGTTTAGAAAACAGTAGAAGTATATCGTAATCATatataatttcataaaagtTAATGAGCAACCCCATCATGCAAAGTAGGAACCCAACTTTAACAACCATGGTAATGATGATACAATTACAATCATTTACATGTCCAATTCAGCGGATGCATTCACATGTGCTTTGTACCTTCTTGATCGATGACACTGACAGAAGTAATTGCATCACTGTGTCCTCCTAATATATGACTGCATGATCCGGGAGCATCCCATACCCTTAATTCAAGACGTCAAATTCATCGTCAGTAAAAATTGTTGAAACTCAGAGTGAATTTCGTAAAATGATTGCTGGTGCAAGATAGGAGTGAGGAACAAGCTTCTTTAAGTATTACCTTCCTAAACCATCATAACATCCTGTCAAAATGAACCTGccagataataaaacaaaaactgagaagaagaataaatagcccaaaagaagaaaacaaaaaccagAGAAATCCAGTGTACTTGGTTAGGTCAGTTCAGCGTACGGATGGATGTTATCCAGTCTAACATGTTCATAAGTCCCACTTCCAAGCTAAAATACATTAAGTTATGCCAAAAGTATTGTGAATCCTCCAAAACTAGAGGTGGTTTTAAGTGTTAGGAAAATGTCTAGCTTTGTGACAAATCACCTTTTGAATATAAGATTCTGCACTGAAGTCCTGAAACAACACAGAATTCCTCAAGGAGTCCCATTCAGCGCGGCTTATCACATTAAATGAGCAGGGAGCTGTGCTCCCATTTTCTAAAACGAGCTTGCAAGACTTTCAAACCCAAAAAAGCATTAAAACCAAAAAGCTTCTCTTGAGTACTTCAAACTGTATGAAATTGCAAATATCACAAGTTATATTAACAAACTTGTTACTGCTGAAATTGATACAGAACTTTTCATTTGCAAGCTGGTAACAAATACATCCGCAATATCCAATTAAGATGAAGCACAATAACCAAAAAGAAGACATTAGGCTTTTAAGTCGATGACTACAATTCTAAGATTTGCAGTTATCAGACATTAAAGCTCTGGAAGAACCCCAAAAGCCACACCTTCAACTAGAAGAGAATCGTTAAACTAAGATCTACAAACCTATAGCAATTTCATAACACTAGGATATATCTCCCGAAAAGTGAGAACACcataaaatgcaaacaaaatccCCTGACAAAGCATGCAGCGTTTCAAGAGTAATGTTCAAATGCAAAGAAAAGGCGTCCTTGCATCCCTTTATCCTTTTGATGTCAATATACTTACCTAGGATTAGACCCATCAACTGCACTAACCCAATCCTCATGTTCAGATGCATCTTCCTCTTTTCGTGGGGCTACAGCTCTAATGTACTCTATCTCCAATACCTTCTCCTGTAATAACCAAAAATTCCTACTTATATATCAAACTAAtagcaaaagaaaatagcaGGACGAATTCACTGTTGCTTCAATTAAATGAACTACGGACCACATCTCGAAAGAGAATATTAAACAAGTTAGGAAGCTCAGATGACAGAAGTGTCATAAAGCGGATTATCCCACCACATCAAACTATCCGCAGATTGCATCAATATCGAAGACCCAAACCTCAGTAACTAGTcattttaaccaaaattaattCACCAACTTACGTCGAATAAAGATAATTATATTCTAGCTATCTTTACACTGTGCTGGTGAGAGAAACAATATTAGTACCGCAGATATCCCTTTGGCGAGAAGAAACTGTTCGAGCGACATCCGAATGAGCTCGCCATCGATCAAAAAATCAAACGGTTCCGGGTTCCAATCCGGATCCCCTGGCAGAGAAAATCAAATAGCTTAGCACCGCGATCAATCCACGccacagcaaaggaaaaaaaaaaaaattcaccccACGCAGCCTAATGCACGTAAAAACCAATACAAAAACCGCACACCTTCacataaaaaagcaaaataaaataataaaaaaatccgaaatGAAGCTAAAAAAGAAGGAACGAACTTTGTCACAGCACGGTAAATACACATTCCTACGTTGAAGCATCCAGTGAATTCCATCAATAAAAGGGACGAGCGACTGTTCACGCAACATTCCATCGTGCTTCGAGAGTAATATAAAGCTCTTACCGGATTGGATGAGATTGTTGACGACGGTGGAGAGGCCCAGCCTGGTGAGATTAGCGGGGATCGCGATGGAAGCGGGAGGGACCTTCAACGGGGGCTGCAGCTTCGTGACGAACCGGACTTGAACCCGCCGGGACGTCTCCTCGCCGAAATCATCCCCGTCCATGTCGTAGGAACAGCTCGGAGAGAGGCTGCGCGAGCGCCGGAAGTTGGACGCCGATGAGGATGGCGGTCGGTGGGGAATTTCAGGGTTTAAGCTTATGCAGTAGCTAtggtgatgaagaagaagaagagaatctTGGCTAGGGTTTTAGAGGATTTTcattttcggtttttttttttcaatttgttggAACGCGACGCGTCGTTTTTGCCCCCTGCTTCCACCAAAGCGCAGGGTTCCCTGTCGTTTTTGTCTTCGGTCGCTCAGCCTCTTCTCGTTAAAAATGAAAGTCGTTCGATCTTTTATTTATCAACCGCATGGAAGAAAATGTATATTAAGTATCAgttagagaagaaaaaaaaaattgattggtatatatattttattttttcttcatctATTTAGTGTTTGGCGAGGCTTTCGAGTTCACTCgaaatttccaaaaatgaaagatcagatttgaataaaaatcaGCTTTATTTGTCTGTTGTATATTTAgcataattatttcaatttgcaaTAACTGAATCGATGAATTTATTGAGTCTCCATCGAAAATTGCAATTTCCATGTCCCAATTCACAACCATCACGTGAACACGCATAGTGTAAAATTATTATAACTATaaaattatttgtatttctaAGATCAACTTTCACAAAAGATTGAGAGAAATTTTCTAAGTACCTAGTAAAAGATAATAACAAAATCTTCACTTTTACATTCCTCGTAATTTGGAttcaatgtgaaatttttttattaagacaaattttagaaattttcccaaaaaaaaaaaaaaagtaccgaATAAAAACAAACATAACTTCACGAgagcaataaaaaaatcacagtCTTCTAATATATCACAAAGATTTCTCATTAAAATTGTcattaaattcatttaaaccaataatATTGAAAGCAAAAAGCATTTAGGTTACATTTGGTTCAAtgcgaaatttttttattaagactgaatttctaaccaaaataagatataaattaaattcatttaaactAGTGCGTGGAATTTTACCATAGGATATAAATGCAGGGATTTTACTATATCATATTTACATTTAGTGATTGTAataataaagttggatatatttacattatattacacatattatttgatataaatgttTATACGAATCATAAATTTTACAAATAGACATAGTAGAAATCTCTTGCCACACTcgtctattttatttttattttatttttatattattttcatctctttttaattattatttttatttatttttccccttccattaatctctaataaaattttattaaacggAAAagtatactaatatacctaaaatactaaaacaagTGCTAAATATATACTTATgtattgaatttatattgtaATATAAGTTTAAAtccgaatatataaataaaaataagattaaattaaaaactaaatttttatttttgttattttgaatttgttttattataattcatatattgttcatattgaaatataattttaatttgttaatttaagaaatttgttatttgagaagaAACTTTCTTCTTAcgatattagaaatcctatctaCCTCTAATTCATCTCAGatatgggataattttattcgaTCTATAtcccatttatatccaactttCTCCTATATTGAGTAGGCACCAAATGCAACTTTAAAGCCTTGTTTGGTTCAGTTGTGGGAGGGGCTATGGGCTCCCAAAATCCTTTGGGAAAAGTATTAAGCATTtgacaatcatttttttaagttcCTTGGCCAAATGTTACTATTGGGAATGTTGAAAGCTTAAAGCCAGGTTTTGAgttttcagcattttgaaaatgcaagtcAACCTTCTATCATCCATTCATTgaccttattattattttttattattattagtgtTCATCTTCCCATCGCAAAGAGTCAACTCTAGGGCGAGGTCCCCACCGCACAACCTCAAGTGGCATCGCTTGGGCCTCATTGGCGACTAGATTTGAGTTCGCGCCCACCCGCCGAGTGCCTTGGGTGTCACCACCTTGGCCTCACCGCGCAACCTCAAGCCATGCCGCCACCTAGATCGCGCAATGACATGGCGGTGTCGCTTGGGTCCATCACTTGGGTCGCATGGCCAAGCAGGACCTAAATGGTGATGCCACTTTAAATTGGGTTTTGCATGACCAAACTAGGCAAGATGAGTGGGGAGAGTTACAAACGGTTGCGTGAACCCAAATTGGTGGCTGATGGCAAAATCGGTCGATCACTTAAGAACGGAGTTTTATCGGacttgattttaattatttttttttaaaattaataaaaaccctttgcACATGCAGGATTTATCAAACGATATTTACATCAAAGTCACTTTTCAATGCACTTTAAATTATAATCTGCCAAACACTAAAGCATTTCGGAAAAGTCCCTTTAAGGGTATCTGCATTTTTCCAATGGCATttcccaaagccgaaccaaacaagccggccagaaaaaaataaaaaaaggccaaatTGGAAGCAAGATGTGGGGTGagcgttttcaaattttttgtgaGAAAAGTACAAAcgtcctctttctctttccctttgcTTATATACATTGATGTAAATAACTCGATAGTCTGGCCGATTAGA
Above is a window of Eucalyptus grandis isolate ANBG69807.140 chromosome 9, ASM1654582v1, whole genome shotgun sequence DNA encoding:
- the LOC104419419 gene encoding transcription factor PAR1 is translated as MSSSTRTRSRTATASSAAASRRRRRASKLARACMSKRRRPVGGTCSSSSSNDAVSEKLEALKNLIPVTRDGGDDAVATDELFQETADYILRLRTQVVVLQKLIHFYGSADLPEKQREIDDASSVL
- the LOC104419420 gene encoding ribosome biogenesis protein WDR12 homolog — translated: MDGDDFGEETSRRVQVRFVTKLQPPLKVPPASIAIPANLTRLGLSTVVNNLIQSGDPDWNPEPFDFLIDGELIRMSLEQFLLAKGISAEKVLEIEYIRAVAPRKEEDASEHEDWVSAVDGSNPRFILTGCYDGLGRVWDAPGSCSHILGGHSDAITSVSVIDQEGAESVCVATASKDRTLRLWKIHTEASLNSSAMMRAFKILRGHKSSVQSVSASSAGDMICSGSWDCTINLWNTKELAADNNPVTVKKRKVNNQVEESQMEEEAVSTLVGHTQCVSSVIWPQAETIYSASWDHSVRRWDVETGKDMLNIFCGKVLNCLDVGGEGSALIAAGGSDPILRIWDPRKPASSAPIFQFSSHTSWISACKWHDKSWFHLLSASYDGKIMLWDLRTAWPLAVIDSHKDKVFCADWWRGDCVVSGGMDSKLRISSGIPI